ATAGCGTCAAGATGAAGGCTTTAAAATAGGGACCAAACCGCTTTCAAAAAGCTATTTGGCAGCACCTACGTGTCTGCCCAGTAAGTcgctttcttccctctcctttttcctctaGCAGGGCATTGGGTCTTGACCTGAGTGATGGGTGCCTGGTGTCTGAACCAGGGTGAGGCTGCTGTCTGTCTAGCTCCACTGCCCTGCCTGCGCAGAGGCCTCTCCCATCTGACTCCCAATTCTCTTTTGCAGGTTGTCACGTCTTCCCGAGCCAGGCCAGCCAGGAGCGCTGCATGCAAATTCTGCCGTGGGCTAGGGCACGCTAACCAGAGCCGGCGGCATGGACTTCGTCATGAAGCAGGCCCTTGGAGGTGAGGTCCAGCGCCCCACCGCGCGTCCTCGGCGGGTCCGACCCTTGTGGGAGGGGGCTCGGCCCGCCCAgcccctctctccccagccctgaTCCCTGGCTGACCCCGCCCTCTCCCTCCCACCGCTTCCTCGTAGGGGCCACCAAGGACATGGGGAAGATGCTggggggagaagaggagaaggaccCGGACGcgcagaagaaggaggaggagcgGCAGGAGGCCCTGcggcagcaggaggaggagcgTAAGGCCAAGCACGCGCGCATGGAGGCGGAGCGGGAGAAGGTCCGGCAGCAGATCCGAGATAAGGTCAGCTCCGCC
This sequence is a window from Papio anubis isolate 15944 chromosome 5, Panubis1.0, whole genome shotgun sequence. Protein-coding genes within it:
- the CPLX2 gene encoding complexin-2, whose translation is MDFVMKQALGGATKDMGKMLGGEEEKDPDAQKKEEERQEALRQQEEERKAKHARMEAEREKVRQQIRDKYGLKKKEEKEAEEKAALEQPCEGSLTRPKKAIPAGCGDEEEEEEESILDTVLKYLPGPLQDMFKK